A portion of the Cryptomeria japonica chromosome 5, Sugi_1.0, whole genome shotgun sequence genome contains these proteins:
- the LOC131057426 gene encoding uncharacterized protein LOC131057426 isoform X1, with protein MDKLELNLFSIEENGEAELEEAMEVSLSSSPFGAFSIRNYVAAVCKVDIKKCWPFSPRLLETKLQKGVDNVLPPLEIPTFRYWRCAKCVESAVTPDDSNQERNVHMQLDALESDVLIQNVGNLLTKQVEKEEYISDNIVTSVLEAKPQTILEKDEADEKKATSHVSEDIGSEEAPLVCSENAFHSRDGGAEETKTEQLAGNEILINLTADALHQSYSESKTTFCNSTSSPKDSELTPPACWSVCANSRALADEVTNERTAEEYMQGLNVTEMAEVFGPASVTTDSVEKYRTVNRSDHEDEGDLTTETERHHFVNDNIDKTPCTLIAGCSIDIDDSPCTSIAGRNINMDDCPTQLSAYTGNEETVPKVKKTESKQLKENGKTQKKRSIADLIATAPSQQIKGDCENQSWASENSPRKARFGTWNKKSVRSQKSFKNGMHGWKEFNCKKEVISEVPSSMLKSFVLEKSHPKSLEMMTKCQQLGIEVQSSSSQDIKQETRSPDEGGLLTNSLQRLEIDDLAMGLKKRKLVHKSISDEMQKTKTSVESDDDLMDLAGFLAQKQLERISSFPSSGLPKRKRFRRLQKNRTRHKLNHVLRHKKEQLSEQVQLLPPNLSFTEGLVRRQDVLINSPDQVASEKGHPYLVVEQGQEQLVRVNNSLVPVELNVSRQVQKESIIIAKRDGTVSVSKDNSKHTGNACEKKLRQEGKFDASVMMVQKSCKGYSTSQRKNSVACDLKKPSASPKHGNGSIPSQAIPENNHLYISAERRHQQINQFLDSDMQEKSIMSKQTKGMRTGQRSKRTSFVTRKGGNDKKFSDSKRLKSTTQKSLKKLKLYSNHDLTGEQKTCTYITTAEAPSDDPMHLESEGACQQSDQVENSLMSQGLIVSGQATEISNNSTRNEAFSDSNDSFDDRRWLTAKNSGHRRKNVKFLAMMGTEKKGSSASKCKPIAASTSCYGISSGSEYLSGTIQTIDKESIVLRSQPASSTAIKQGKESSTSKMKNSGTNKPIDGRNLPPNQDVRTQVALNHNLAGVASEDAQTDPIAGEGQEMNPNEVCLTQENTDMAGGDGVILQSRDCLDIPIKMGENKSGQKCKAMSKPKDEGSSRSQRKKSFGKISMKERKALAKSEGRHMSIIEETNAALNAAFSNGNARKPQFAGTVIRGNGHCSERTLNSGTCKLIPPEAAKAVNSKDFTPQQTLIQPTVAPTSKGRELLIINDDSVQLSLSSEGIFADSSKMSCKTFESEKVKKKDDILNTRSLGLKSVSIRESEKEPWHSSVDSPVQSIGRKSLIRNADARLVAKNQDALEHDNSLVQCHGNAFSNGFEKQSSSNATCLPAKGFLGSSISQHVPNNSGSCNSLGSLLPHVTLATPSTESAPEFNQCSPSNYSTVFGFAQGNRVNMSTKSSQETSWRGNYNPNMYIQDGITTHTTNWGPGYDGCKQNASVTMDTAARKHSERHQTIAKNLLGSSSARTITGFEALDSDPLKQNLVEPMTSNGKVETNQRIEKISYINVLTNTRQVPQAKQNLQPKTGSVAKIKDSASKQTMQSEYVEPESLVDLKNLTLGLAPSVLKHQNFRRKSPIASSNMTNLIETGTWEADTSKQRITSMHDDAKAVLTSQSHTSLMPTPLKRLKFTPGHKNCLNMPVQKTKQHIPIHSTFPSMREPIGGKYFQDELKTYPDQYGRLIRTSDKPFQMETRTHYSISNASEAAFVSSTQENVRTNVSKGLYGRADINSFLRPVIGGDEVSGGASDKEGSVLTSVCKDSSLELTLSIQQR; from the exons ATGGACAAGTTGGAGTTAAATCTGTTCTCAATAGAGGAAAATGGAGAGGCTGAATTGGAAGAAGCAATGGAGGTGTCCCTCAGCAGCTCACCATTTGGGGCCTTTTCTATTCG TAATTATGTTGCAGCTGTTTGTAAAGTTGACATCAAAAAATGTTGGCCCTTTTCTCCACGTCTTTTAGAAACAAAACTGCAGAAAGGTGTAGACAATGTACTTCCACCACTTGAAATTCCTACATTTAGATATTGGCGATGTGCAAAATGTGTAGAGAGTGCTGTTACGCCAGATGATTCAAATCAGGAAAGAAATGTTCACATGCAGTTGGATGCCCTAGAGTCTGATGTACTCATACAAAATGTTGGAAATCTTCTTACCAAACAAGTTGAAAAAGAAGAGTATATCTCTGATAATATCGTAACTAGTGTTCTAGAAGCCAAGCCACAGACCATCTTAGAGAAAGATGAAGCAGATGAAAAGAAGGCAACAAGCCATGTATCAGAAGATATAGGATCAGAGGAAGCACCTTTAGTATGCAGCGAAAATGCTTTTCATTCTAGAGATGGAGGAGCTGAAGAGACTAAAACAGAACAGTTGGCAGGAAATGAAATATTAATAAATTTGACAGCCGATGCACTTCATCAATCATACTCAGAAAGTAAGACTACCTTTTGTAATTCAACTTCTAGTCCTAAAGACTCAGAGCTGACTCCCCCAGCATGTTGGAGTGTTTGTGCAAACAGCAGGGCACTTGCTGATGAAGTTACTAATGAGAGAACAGCTGAGGAATATATGCAAGGTTTAAATGTTACAGAGATGGCTGAGGTATTTGGACCTGCTTCTGTTACGACGGATTCAGTGGAAAAATATAGAACAGTCAACAGGTCTGATCATGAGGATGAGGGTGACTTAACCACAGAAACTGAAAGGCATCACTTCGTAAATGATAATATAGATAAAACTCCATGCACACTAATTGCTGGATGCAGCATTGACATCGATGACTCTCCATGCACATCAATTGCTGGACGTAATATTAACATGGATGACTGTCCAACCCAATTGTCAGCTTATACAGGCAATGAGGAGACAGTACCAAAGGTAAAGAAAACTGAATCTAAACAGCTAAAAGAAAATGGGAAAACACAAAAGAAGCGCTCGATAGCAGATCTTATTGCAACTGCTCCTTCTCAACAGATTAAAGGCGATTGTGAAAACCAGAGTTGGGCATCCGAAAACTCACCAAGAAAGGCAAGATTTGGAACCTGGAATAAGAAGTCTGTAAGGAGCCAGAAAAGTTTCAAAAATGGAATGCATGGTTGGAAGGAATTCAATTGCAAAAAGGAAGTCATATCTGAAGTACCTTCTTCTATGCTAAAAAGTTTTGTGCTAGAGAAATCACacccaaaatcacttgaaatgatGACGAAATGTCAACAGTTAGGAATTGAAGTTCAGTCTTCATCTTCTCAAGATATCAAACAG GAAACGAGAAGTCCAGACGAAGGGGGGCTTCTGACAAATTCTTTACAGAGGCTTGAGATAGATGACCTGGCAATGGGTTTGAAAAAAAGAAAACTGGTTCATAAATCTATTTCAGATGAAATGCAAAAGACTAAAACATCTGTAGAAAGTGATGATGACCTGATGGATTTGGCAGGATTCTTGGCCCAAAAACAACTGGAACGAATCTCATCTTTCCCGAGCTCTGGTCTACCAAAAAGAAAGCGCTTCAGACGTTTACAGAAAAATCGAACACGGCACAAACTGAATCATGTTCTGAGACATAAGAAGGAACAGTTGAGCGAACAAGTTCAGCTTCTTCCACCAAATTTATCTTTTACAGAAGGTTTAGTTAGAAGACAAGATGTTCTTATAAACAGCCCTGATCAAGTTGCATCAGAGAAGGGCCATCCGTATTTAGTAGTGGAACAAGGACAAGAACAGCTTGTTCGAGTCAATAACTCTCTTGTGCCAGTAGAACTAAATGTTTCAAGACAAGTTCAAAAAGAAAGTATAATTATTGCTAAAAGGGATGGAACAGTTTCAGTTTCAAAAGATAATTCCAAACATACAGGAAACGCTTGTGAAAAGAAATTACGCCAAGAAGGCAAATTTGATGCTTCTGTTATGATGGTGCAAAAAAGTTGTAAAGGATACTCAACCTCACAAAGGAAAAATTCAGTTGCTTGTGACTTGAAGAAACCAAGCGCGTCTCCAAAGCATGGCAATGGAAGCATTCCTTCTCAGGCTATCCCAGAGAATAATCATCTGTATATATCAGCAGAAAGAAGACATCAACAGATCAATCAATTTCTGGACTCTGACATGCAAGAGAAGTCAATAATGTCAAAACAGACTAAGGGAATGAGGACAGGTCAAAGAAGCAAGCGTACAAGCTTTGTAACAAGGAAGGGGGGAAACGATAAAAAGTTTAGTGATTCTAAGAGGTTAAAATCGACTACTCAGAAGTCCTTAAAGAAACTGAAATTATATTCAAACCATGACTTAACAGGAGAACAGAAAACTTGTACATATATTACAACTGCAGAAGCTCCTAGTGATGATCCCATGCATTTAGAATCAGAAGGAGCATGCCAACAGAGCGACCAAGTTGAAAATTCTCTTATGTCACAGGGATTGATTGTGTCAGGACAAGCTACAGAAATAAGTAACAATTCTACAAGGAATGAGGCTTTTTCTGATTCAAATGATAGTTTTGATGATAGGAGATGGCTCACTGCAAAAAATTCAGGTCACAGAAGAAAGAATGTGAAATTCCTTGCAATGATGGGAACGGAGAAAAAAGGATCATCTGCTTCTAAGTGCAAACCAATTGCTGCTTCTACATCATGTTATGGGATTTCTTCAGGTTCAGAATACCTATCAGGCACAATACAGACAATTGATAAAGAAAGCATTGTTCTTAGAAGTCAGCCTGCCAGCTCAACTGCAATAAAACAAGGCAAAGAATCATCTACTTCTAAAATGAAAAATTCAGGCACTAATAAGCCCATTGATGGAAGAAACCTgcctccaaatcaagatgtaagaaCACAGGTCGCCCTTAACCACAACCTTGCTGGAGTTGCTTCAGAGGATGCTCAAACAGATCCAATAGCAGGGGAAGGTCAAGAGATGAATCCAAATGAAGTTTGTTTAACACAAGAGAATACTGATATGGCTGGAGGAGATGGGGTTATTTTGCAATCAAGAGATTGTTTGGATATTCCCATAAAGATGGGTGAGAATAAATCAGGTCAGAAATGCAAGGCAATGAGTAAACCAAAGGATGAAGGATCTTCTAGGTCTCAAAGAAaaaagtcatttgggaaaatttCTATGAAAGAGCGCAAGGCTCTTGCAAAATCTGAAGGTAGGCACATGTCAATAATTGAGGAAACTAATGCTGCTTTGAATGCTGCATTTTCCAATGGGAATGCCAGAAAGCCACAATTTGCAGGTACTGTTATCAGAGGCAATGGTCATTGCTCTGAGAGAACTCTTAATTCAGGAACTTGCAAATTGATACCTCCAGAAGCTGCAAAGGCAGTCAACAGTAAAGATTTTACTCCACAACAAACATTAATACAGCCTACTGTAGCTCCCACTTCAAAAGGTAGGGAGCTGTTGATTATAAATGATGATTCTGTACAGCTGAGTCTGAGTTCAGAAGGAATTTTTGCTGATTCAAGTAAGATGAGTTGTAAGACCTTTGAGTCggaaaaagtaaaaaagaaagaCGACATTTTGAATACAAGATCTCTTGGATTAAAATCAGTGAGTATTCGTGAATCAGAAAAAGAACCGTGGCATTCAAGTGTGGATAGCCCTGTACAATCCATAGGCCGAAAGTCCTTGATTAGGAATGCAGATGCAAGACTGGTGGCAAAGAATCAG GATGCTCTTGAACATGATAACAGTTTGGTGCAATGTCATGGCAATGCATTCTCAAATGGTTTTGAAAAACAGTCTTCATCAAATGCAACATGCCTTCCTGCAAAAG GTTTTTTAGGGTCAAGTATATCTCAACATGTGCCAAACAACAGTGGATCTTGCAATTCCTTAGGTTCTCTTCTCCCACATGTCACCTTGGCTACTCCTTCCACAGAATCTGCACCTGAATTCAACCAGTGCTCGCCATCAAATTACTCCACTGTGTTTGGCTTTGCCCAAG GAAACCGAGTAAATATGTCCACTAAATCGTCTCAAGAAACCTCTTGGCGTGGTAACTACAATCCCAACATGTATATTCAGGATGGGATCACTACACACACAACCAATTGGGGTCCTGGATATGATGGTTGTAAACAAAATGCATCGGTTACAATGGATACTGCTGCTAGGAAGCATTCAGAACGTCATCAAACAATTGCCAAGAACTTGCTTGGTTCTAGTTCTGCAAGAACAATAACAGGATTTGAGGCATTAGATTCAGATCCACTAAAACAGAATCTGGTGGAGCCAATGACGAGCAATGGGAAAGTTGAAACCAATCAAAGGATTGAGAAGATCTCTTATATTAATGTATTAACAAATACCAGACAGGTCCCTCAAGCTAAGCAGAACTTGCAGCCTAAAACTGGTTCTGTAGCCAAAATTAAGGATTCTGCGTCTAAGCAAACCATGCAAAGTGAGTATGTGGAACCAGAGAGTTTAGTAGACCTGAAAAACCTTACATTAGGTTTGGCTCCAAGcgtattgaagcatcaaaattttaggagaaaatcaCCAATAGCATCCAGCAACATGACAAATTTGATTGAAACAGGAACATGGGAGGCAGATACTTCAAAACAGAGAATTACTTCCATGCATGATGACGCTAAGGCAGTTTTAACTTCGCAATCTCATACGTCTCTTATGCCGACACCGCTGAAGCGTTTGAAATTCACTCCAGGCCATAAGAATTGCTTGAACATGCCAGTACAGAAGACAAAGCAACATATACCAATTCATTCCACTTTTCCTTCCATGCGGGAGCCCATAGGAGGAAAATACTTCCAAGATGAGCTCAAAACATATCCAGATCAGTATGGTAGATTAATAAGGACATCCGATAAGCCGTTTCAGATGGAAACAAGAACACACTACAGCATTTCTAATGCTTCAGAAGCTGCATTTGTTTCTTCAACTCAAGAAAATGTGAGAACAAATGTTTCGAAAGGTCTCTATGGCAGAGCAGATATAAACAGTTTTTTAAGACCTGTAATTGGGGGCGACGAAGTTTCAGGTGGAGCTAGTGATAAAGAAGGTTCTGTTCTTACGAGTGTATGCAAGGACAGTTCACTAGAACTCACCTTGTCCATTCAACAAAGGTAG
- the LOC131057426 gene encoding uncharacterized protein LOC131057426 isoform X2 — protein MDKLELNLFSIEENGEAELEEAMEVSLSSSPFGAFSIRNYVAAVCKVDIKKCWPFSPRLLETKLQKGVDNVLPPLEIPTFRYWRCAKCVESAVTPDDSNQERNVHMQLDALESDVLIQNVGNLLTKQVEKEEYISDNIVTSVLEAKPQTILEKDEADEKKATSHVSEDIGSEEAPLVCSENAFHSRDGGAEETKTEQLAGNEILINLTADALHQSYSESKTTFCNSTSSPKDSELTPPACWSVCANSRALADEVTNERTAEEYMQGLNVTEMAEVFGPASVTTDSVEKYRTVNRSDHEDEGDLTTETERHHFVNDNIDKTPCTLIAGCSIDIDDSPCTSIAGRNINMDDCPTQLSAYTGNEETVPKVKKTESKQLKENGKTQKKRSIADLIATAPSQQIKGDCENQSWASENSPRKARFGTWNKKSVRSQKSFKNGMHGWKEFNCKKEVISEVPSSMLKSFVLEKSHPKSLEMMTKCQQLGIEVQSSSSQDIKQETRSPDEGGLLTNSLQRLEIDDLAMGLKKRKLVHKSISDEMQKTKTSVESDDDLMDLAGFLAQKQLERISSFPSSGLPKRKRFRRLQKNRTRHKLNHVLRHKKEQLSEQVQLLPPNLSFTEGLVRRQDVLINSPDQVASEKGHPYLVVEQGQEQLVRVNNSLVPVELNVSRQVQKESIIIAKRDGTVSVSKDNSKHTGNACEKKLRQEGKFDASVMMVQKSCKGYSTSQRKNSVACDLKKPSASPKHGNGSIPSQAIPENNHLYISAERRHQQINQFLDSDMQEKSIMSKQTKGMRTGQRSKRTSFVTRKGGNDKKFSDSKRLKSTTQKSLKKLKLYSNHDLTGEQKTCTYITTAEAPSDDPMHLESEGACQQSDQVENSLMSQGLIVSGQATEISNNSTRNEAFSDSNDSFDDRRWLTAKNSGHRRKNVKFLAMMGTEKKGSSASKCKPIAASTSCYGISSGSEYLSGTIQTIDKESIVLRSQPASSTAIKQGKESSTSKMKNSGTNKPIDGRNLPPNQDVRTQVALNHNLAGVASEDAQTDPIAGEGQEMNPNEVCLTQENTDMAGGDGVILQSRDCLDIPIKMGENKSGQKCKAMSKPKDEGSSRSQRKKSFGKISMKERKALAKSEGRHMSIIEETNAALNAAFSNGNARKPQFAGTVIRGNGHCSERTLNSGTCKLIPPEAAKAVNSKDFTPQQTLIQPTVAPTSKGRELLIINDDSVQLSLSSEGIFADSSKMSCKTFESEKVKKKDDILNTRSLGLKSVSIRESEKEPWHSSVDSPVQSIGRKSLIRNADARLVAKNQDALEHDNSLVQCHGNAFSNGFEKQSSSNATCLPAKGSSISQHVPNNSGSCNSLGSLLPHVTLATPSTESAPEFNQCSPSNYSTVFGFAQGNRVNMSTKSSQETSWRGNYNPNMYIQDGITTHTTNWGPGYDGCKQNASVTMDTAARKHSERHQTIAKNLLGSSSARTITGFEALDSDPLKQNLVEPMTSNGKVETNQRIEKISYINVLTNTRQVPQAKQNLQPKTGSVAKIKDSASKQTMQSEYVEPESLVDLKNLTLGLAPSVLKHQNFRRKSPIASSNMTNLIETGTWEADTSKQRITSMHDDAKAVLTSQSHTSLMPTPLKRLKFTPGHKNCLNMPVQKTKQHIPIHSTFPSMREPIGGKYFQDELKTYPDQYGRLIRTSDKPFQMETRTHYSISNASEAAFVSSTQENVRTNVSKGLYGRADINSFLRPVIGGDEVSGGASDKEGSVLTSVCKDSSLELTLSIQQR, from the exons ATGGACAAGTTGGAGTTAAATCTGTTCTCAATAGAGGAAAATGGAGAGGCTGAATTGGAAGAAGCAATGGAGGTGTCCCTCAGCAGCTCACCATTTGGGGCCTTTTCTATTCG TAATTATGTTGCAGCTGTTTGTAAAGTTGACATCAAAAAATGTTGGCCCTTTTCTCCACGTCTTTTAGAAACAAAACTGCAGAAAGGTGTAGACAATGTACTTCCACCACTTGAAATTCCTACATTTAGATATTGGCGATGTGCAAAATGTGTAGAGAGTGCTGTTACGCCAGATGATTCAAATCAGGAAAGAAATGTTCACATGCAGTTGGATGCCCTAGAGTCTGATGTACTCATACAAAATGTTGGAAATCTTCTTACCAAACAAGTTGAAAAAGAAGAGTATATCTCTGATAATATCGTAACTAGTGTTCTAGAAGCCAAGCCACAGACCATCTTAGAGAAAGATGAAGCAGATGAAAAGAAGGCAACAAGCCATGTATCAGAAGATATAGGATCAGAGGAAGCACCTTTAGTATGCAGCGAAAATGCTTTTCATTCTAGAGATGGAGGAGCTGAAGAGACTAAAACAGAACAGTTGGCAGGAAATGAAATATTAATAAATTTGACAGCCGATGCACTTCATCAATCATACTCAGAAAGTAAGACTACCTTTTGTAATTCAACTTCTAGTCCTAAAGACTCAGAGCTGACTCCCCCAGCATGTTGGAGTGTTTGTGCAAACAGCAGGGCACTTGCTGATGAAGTTACTAATGAGAGAACAGCTGAGGAATATATGCAAGGTTTAAATGTTACAGAGATGGCTGAGGTATTTGGACCTGCTTCTGTTACGACGGATTCAGTGGAAAAATATAGAACAGTCAACAGGTCTGATCATGAGGATGAGGGTGACTTAACCACAGAAACTGAAAGGCATCACTTCGTAAATGATAATATAGATAAAACTCCATGCACACTAATTGCTGGATGCAGCATTGACATCGATGACTCTCCATGCACATCAATTGCTGGACGTAATATTAACATGGATGACTGTCCAACCCAATTGTCAGCTTATACAGGCAATGAGGAGACAGTACCAAAGGTAAAGAAAACTGAATCTAAACAGCTAAAAGAAAATGGGAAAACACAAAAGAAGCGCTCGATAGCAGATCTTATTGCAACTGCTCCTTCTCAACAGATTAAAGGCGATTGTGAAAACCAGAGTTGGGCATCCGAAAACTCACCAAGAAAGGCAAGATTTGGAACCTGGAATAAGAAGTCTGTAAGGAGCCAGAAAAGTTTCAAAAATGGAATGCATGGTTGGAAGGAATTCAATTGCAAAAAGGAAGTCATATCTGAAGTACCTTCTTCTATGCTAAAAAGTTTTGTGCTAGAGAAATCACacccaaaatcacttgaaatgatGACGAAATGTCAACAGTTAGGAATTGAAGTTCAGTCTTCATCTTCTCAAGATATCAAACAG GAAACGAGAAGTCCAGACGAAGGGGGGCTTCTGACAAATTCTTTACAGAGGCTTGAGATAGATGACCTGGCAATGGGTTTGAAAAAAAGAAAACTGGTTCATAAATCTATTTCAGATGAAATGCAAAAGACTAAAACATCTGTAGAAAGTGATGATGACCTGATGGATTTGGCAGGATTCTTGGCCCAAAAACAACTGGAACGAATCTCATCTTTCCCGAGCTCTGGTCTACCAAAAAGAAAGCGCTTCAGACGTTTACAGAAAAATCGAACACGGCACAAACTGAATCATGTTCTGAGACATAAGAAGGAACAGTTGAGCGAACAAGTTCAGCTTCTTCCACCAAATTTATCTTTTACAGAAGGTTTAGTTAGAAGACAAGATGTTCTTATAAACAGCCCTGATCAAGTTGCATCAGAGAAGGGCCATCCGTATTTAGTAGTGGAACAAGGACAAGAACAGCTTGTTCGAGTCAATAACTCTCTTGTGCCAGTAGAACTAAATGTTTCAAGACAAGTTCAAAAAGAAAGTATAATTATTGCTAAAAGGGATGGAACAGTTTCAGTTTCAAAAGATAATTCCAAACATACAGGAAACGCTTGTGAAAAGAAATTACGCCAAGAAGGCAAATTTGATGCTTCTGTTATGATGGTGCAAAAAAGTTGTAAAGGATACTCAACCTCACAAAGGAAAAATTCAGTTGCTTGTGACTTGAAGAAACCAAGCGCGTCTCCAAAGCATGGCAATGGAAGCATTCCTTCTCAGGCTATCCCAGAGAATAATCATCTGTATATATCAGCAGAAAGAAGACATCAACAGATCAATCAATTTCTGGACTCTGACATGCAAGAGAAGTCAATAATGTCAAAACAGACTAAGGGAATGAGGACAGGTCAAAGAAGCAAGCGTACAAGCTTTGTAACAAGGAAGGGGGGAAACGATAAAAAGTTTAGTGATTCTAAGAGGTTAAAATCGACTACTCAGAAGTCCTTAAAGAAACTGAAATTATATTCAAACCATGACTTAACAGGAGAACAGAAAACTTGTACATATATTACAACTGCAGAAGCTCCTAGTGATGATCCCATGCATTTAGAATCAGAAGGAGCATGCCAACAGAGCGACCAAGTTGAAAATTCTCTTATGTCACAGGGATTGATTGTGTCAGGACAAGCTACAGAAATAAGTAACAATTCTACAAGGAATGAGGCTTTTTCTGATTCAAATGATAGTTTTGATGATAGGAGATGGCTCACTGCAAAAAATTCAGGTCACAGAAGAAAGAATGTGAAATTCCTTGCAATGATGGGAACGGAGAAAAAAGGATCATCTGCTTCTAAGTGCAAACCAATTGCTGCTTCTACATCATGTTATGGGATTTCTTCAGGTTCAGAATACCTATCAGGCACAATACAGACAATTGATAAAGAAAGCATTGTTCTTAGAAGTCAGCCTGCCAGCTCAACTGCAATAAAACAAGGCAAAGAATCATCTACTTCTAAAATGAAAAATTCAGGCACTAATAAGCCCATTGATGGAAGAAACCTgcctccaaatcaagatgtaagaaCACAGGTCGCCCTTAACCACAACCTTGCTGGAGTTGCTTCAGAGGATGCTCAAACAGATCCAATAGCAGGGGAAGGTCAAGAGATGAATCCAAATGAAGTTTGTTTAACACAAGAGAATACTGATATGGCTGGAGGAGATGGGGTTATTTTGCAATCAAGAGATTGTTTGGATATTCCCATAAAGATGGGTGAGAATAAATCAGGTCAGAAATGCAAGGCAATGAGTAAACCAAAGGATGAAGGATCTTCTAGGTCTCAAAGAAaaaagtcatttgggaaaatttCTATGAAAGAGCGCAAGGCTCTTGCAAAATCTGAAGGTAGGCACATGTCAATAATTGAGGAAACTAATGCTGCTTTGAATGCTGCATTTTCCAATGGGAATGCCAGAAAGCCACAATTTGCAGGTACTGTTATCAGAGGCAATGGTCATTGCTCTGAGAGAACTCTTAATTCAGGAACTTGCAAATTGATACCTCCAGAAGCTGCAAAGGCAGTCAACAGTAAAGATTTTACTCCACAACAAACATTAATACAGCCTACTGTAGCTCCCACTTCAAAAGGTAGGGAGCTGTTGATTATAAATGATGATTCTGTACAGCTGAGTCTGAGTTCAGAAGGAATTTTTGCTGATTCAAGTAAGATGAGTTGTAAGACCTTTGAGTCggaaaaagtaaaaaagaaagaCGACATTTTGAATACAAGATCTCTTGGATTAAAATCAGTGAGTATTCGTGAATCAGAAAAAGAACCGTGGCATTCAAGTGTGGATAGCCCTGTACAATCCATAGGCCGAAAGTCCTTGATTAGGAATGCAGATGCAAGACTGGTGGCAAAGAATCAG GATGCTCTTGAACATGATAACAGTTTGGTGCAATGTCATGGCAATGCATTCTCAAATGGTTTTGAAAAACAGTCTTCATCAAATGCAACATGCCTTCCTGCAAAAG GGTCAAGTATATCTCAACATGTGCCAAACAACAGTGGATCTTGCAATTCCTTAGGTTCTCTTCTCCCACATGTCACCTTGGCTACTCCTTCCACAGAATCTGCACCTGAATTCAACCAGTGCTCGCCATCAAATTACTCCACTGTGTTTGGCTTTGCCCAAG GAAACCGAGTAAATATGTCCACTAAATCGTCTCAAGAAACCTCTTGGCGTGGTAACTACAATCCCAACATGTATATTCAGGATGGGATCACTACACACACAACCAATTGGGGTCCTGGATATGATGGTTGTAAACAAAATGCATCGGTTACAATGGATACTGCTGCTAGGAAGCATTCAGAACGTCATCAAACAATTGCCAAGAACTTGCTTGGTTCTAGTTCTGCAAGAACAATAACAGGATTTGAGGCATTAGATTCAGATCCACTAAAACAGAATCTGGTGGAGCCAATGACGAGCAATGGGAAAGTTGAAACCAATCAAAGGATTGAGAAGATCTCTTATATTAATGTATTAACAAATACCAGACAGGTCCCTCAAGCTAAGCAGAACTTGCAGCCTAAAACTGGTTCTGTAGCCAAAATTAAGGATTCTGCGTCTAAGCAAACCATGCAAAGTGAGTATGTGGAACCAGAGAGTTTAGTAGACCTGAAAAACCTTACATTAGGTTTGGCTCCAAGcgtattgaagcatcaaaattttaggagaaaatcaCCAATAGCATCCAGCAACATGACAAATTTGATTGAAACAGGAACATGGGAGGCAGATACTTCAAAACAGAGAATTACTTCCATGCATGATGACGCTAAGGCAGTTTTAACTTCGCAATCTCATACGTCTCTTATGCCGACACCGCTGAAGCGTTTGAAATTCACTCCAGGCCATAAGAATTGCTTGAACATGCCAGTACAGAAGACAAAGCAACATATACCAATTCATTCCACTTTTCCTTCCATGCGGGAGCCCATAGGAGGAAAATACTTCCAAGATGAGCTCAAAACATATCCAGATCAGTATGGTAGATTAATAAGGACATCCGATAAGCCGTTTCAGATGGAAACAAGAACACACTACAGCATTTCTAATGCTTCAGAAGCTGCATTTGTTTCTTCAACTCAAGAAAATGTGAGAACAAATGTTTCGAAAGGTCTCTATGGCAGAGCAGATATAAACAGTTTTTTAAGACCTGTAATTGGGGGCGACGAAGTTTCAGGTGGAGCTAGTGATAAAGAAGGTTCTGTTCTTACGAGTGTATGCAAGGACAGTTCACTAGAACTCACCTTGTCCATTCAACAAAGGTAG